One stretch of Algiphilus sp. DNA includes these proteins:
- a CDS encoding L,D-transpeptidase family protein — protein MRVPRAVKRLAGALCVAIIAAPAPVAAQQTVALLPDLPGDPLDADGVVPPLRSAPPPPEMRLREAVAALQRGEWRRALKRTDALIAARPDFRAAHFLRGEILAGRSGVRPEILLAGHGDALGALAEETRLRIAPLPTDADAGLRPAPLLRLPPSVEHALLVDLSAARLFVVSRDGSGLRVTRDLYAAMGSAGFGKQVEGDNRTPIGVYRIESWIDGGELPDLYGSGAYPVDYPNEWDRHRERTGHGIWLHGVPGDTYARLPRSSEGCVTMANDDLEGLDPMVTTGNTPVILAERIEWLPPATIEARTARFEQRVEDWRRAWMSGDTDALMAFYAPDFSDGTRDRDAFEAHKRAVSRDKEWIEIAVSDLAIYEYPGEENLRLVSFHQRYSSDTYASHSVKRQYWRLQPDGHWRIERSFERDERPITASAGIGGQ, from the coding sequence ATGCGCGTGCCGCGCGCCGTGAAGCGCCTTGCGGGCGCCCTGTGCGTCGCGATCATCGCGGCACCGGCGCCCGTCGCCGCGCAGCAGACCGTCGCGCTGCTTCCGGATCTGCCGGGCGACCCGCTGGATGCCGACGGCGTCGTCCCGCCGCTGCGCAGCGCGCCGCCGCCCCCCGAGATGCGCCTGCGCGAAGCGGTCGCGGCGCTGCAGCGTGGCGAGTGGCGGCGCGCGCTCAAGCGCACCGACGCCCTCATCGCCGCGCGACCCGACTTCCGCGCCGCCCACTTCCTGCGCGGCGAGATCCTTGCCGGCCGCTCCGGCGTGCGACCGGAGATCCTGCTGGCCGGACACGGCGATGCGCTCGGCGCCCTCGCCGAGGAAACCCGCCTGCGCATCGCGCCGCTGCCCACCGATGCCGATGCCGGGCTGCGGCCGGCACCGCTGCTGCGCCTGCCGCCCAGTGTCGAGCACGCCCTGCTGGTCGATCTCAGCGCGGCGCGCCTGTTCGTGGTCTCGCGCGACGGCAGCGGGCTCCGGGTGACGCGCGATCTCTACGCCGCCATGGGCAGTGCCGGCTTCGGCAAGCAGGTGGAGGGCGACAATCGCACCCCCATCGGGGTCTATCGGATCGAGAGCTGGATCGACGGCGGCGAGCTGCCCGACCTCTACGGCAGCGGCGCCTATCCGGTGGACTATCCCAACGAATGGGACCGCCACCGCGAACGGACCGGACACGGCATCTGGCTGCACGGCGTGCCCGGCGACACCTATGCCCGACTGCCGCGCTCGTCGGAAGGCTGCGTCACCATGGCCAATGACGATCTGGAGGGGCTCGACCCGATGGTGACCACCGGCAACACGCCGGTGATCCTCGCCGAGCGCATCGAGTGGCTGCCGCCGGCAACCATCGAGGCACGCACCGCCCGCTTCGAGCAGCGGGTCGAGGACTGGCGGCGGGCCTGGATGTCGGGTGACACCGACGCGCTGATGGCGTTCTACGCGCCGGACTTCAGCGACGGCACGCGCGATCGCGATGCCTTCGAGGCGCACAAGCGGGCGGTCAGCCGCGACAAGGAATGGATCGAGATCGCCGTTTCGGATCTGGCCATCTACGAGTACCCGGGCGAGGAGAACCTGCGCCTGGTCAGCTTCCATCAGCGCTACAGTAGCGACACCTACGCGTCGCACTCGGTGAAGCGCCAGTACTGGCGGCTGCAGCCCGACGGCCACTGGCGCATCGAGCGCAGCTTCGAGCGCGACGAGCGCCCGATCACCGCTTCAGCGGGTATCGGCGGGCAGTAG
- a CDS encoding M14 family zinc carboxypeptidase: MAFPRRLRQGACRALACVAALSAVPAALASEALPLAAADQTCRRVADRLASVESRWCAIPELRASDTASVEGLPILYADLPAADPERAPRVLLFGGIHGDELSSVSIVFGFLDELAAREARSVHWRVVPVLNPDGLLRRPATRGNARGVDLNRNFPSPDWQRRARAYWRRETGSDPRRYPGAAAMSEPESRWLVAQIIAFAPDVVVAMHAPLGLLDFDGHTEEAPHRLGFLDLQTLGTYPGSLGEWAGEHLGIPVVTPELPYAGIMPTPGEIDALWRDLEAWIARRARDRGALFAGDPGVPPPAVRLTEGVRLDLPGLSLLPADTR; encoded by the coding sequence ATGGCGTTCCCCCGACGCCTGCGACAGGGCGCGTGCCGCGCGCTGGCCTGCGTCGCGGCGCTCTCGGCCGTCCCGGCCGCGCTTGCGAGCGAGGCGCTGCCGCTGGCGGCCGCCGATCAGACCTGCCGGCGCGTCGCCGACCGGCTGGCGTCGGTCGAATCGCGCTGGTGCGCCATCCCCGAACTGCGCGCTTCCGACACCGCCTCGGTCGAGGGGCTTCCGATCCTGTACGCGGACCTGCCCGCGGCCGACCCCGAGCGCGCGCCGAGGGTGCTGCTGTTCGGCGGTATTCACGGCGACGAGCTGTCCTCGGTGAGCATCGTCTTCGGCTTTCTCGACGAGCTCGCCGCGCGCGAGGCGCGCAGCGTGCACTGGCGCGTGGTGCCGGTTCTCAATCCGGACGGCCTGCTCCGTCGGCCGGCCACGCGCGGCAATGCGCGCGGGGTCGATCTCAACCGCAACTTCCCGTCGCCCGACTGGCAGCGCCGTGCCAGGGCCTACTGGCGGCGCGAGACCGGCAGCGACCCGCGTCGCTATCCCGGCGCCGCGGCCATGTCGGAGCCGGAGAGCCGCTGGCTGGTGGCACAGATCATCGCCTTCGCGCCGGACGTGGTGGTGGCGATGCACGCGCCGCTGGGCCTGCTCGACTTCGACGGGCACACCGAGGAGGCGCCGCACCGGCTCGGCTTCCTCGACCTGCAGACGCTGGGCACCTATCCCGGCTCGCTGGGGGAATGGGCCGGGGAGCATCTGGGCATTCCGGTGGTGACGCCGGAGCTGCCCTACGCCGGCATCATGCCGACGCCGGGCGAGATCGATGCGCTGTGGCGCGATCTGGAGGCCTGGATCGCGCGCCGCGCGCGCGACCGGGGCGCGCTGTTCGCGGGCGATCCGGGTGTCCCGCCTCCGGCGGTGCGGTTGACCGAAGGCGTGCGCCTCGATCTGCCGGGGCTGTCGCTACTGCCCGCCGATACCCGCTGA
- a CDS encoding thiol:disulfide interchange protein DsbA/DsbL: MRKSLYRLLACFLVLTPLACSAQPEAFVEGEHYREVRNVESGDDGKIRVTEVFWYGCPHCYQFEPIIKEWSSATADDVVFEQLPTAFGRPSGRVHLKAFYAADELDVQQEVHSAIFNAIHEQGRRPSSEQEMAGFFEQAGVAPEDFEKTFGSFTVENRVRRAEKRVSDFGVTSVPTVIVDGRWQVNAGAAGSYERLLEIVDFLINKARD, translated from the coding sequence ATGCGCAAATCGCTCTACCGCCTGCTCGCCTGCTTTCTCGTGCTCACGCCGCTGGCGTGCAGCGCTCAGCCCGAGGCCTTCGTCGAGGGCGAGCACTATCGCGAAGTCCGCAACGTCGAGAGCGGTGACGACGGCAAGATCCGCGTCACCGAGGTCTTCTGGTACGGCTGCCCGCACTGCTACCAGTTCGAGCCCATCATCAAGGAATGGAGCAGCGCCACCGCTGACGACGTGGTGTTCGAGCAGCTGCCCACCGCCTTCGGCCGCCCGAGCGGGCGCGTTCACCTCAAGGCCTTCTATGCCGCCGACGAGCTCGACGTGCAGCAGGAAGTGCACAGCGCCATCTTCAACGCCATACACGAGCAGGGCCGTCGCCCGAGCAGCGAGCAGGAGATGGCCGGCTTCTTCGAGCAGGCCGGTGTCGCGCCCGAGGATTTCGAGAAGACCTTCGGCAGCTTCACGGTCGAGAACCGCGTGCGCCGCGCCGAGAAGCGCGTGTCCGATTTCGGCGTGACCTCGGTGCCGACCGTCATCGTGGACGGCCGCTGGCAGGTCAATGCCGGCGCCGCCGGCAGCTACGAGCGCCTGCTCGAGATCGTCGACTTCCTGATCAACAAGGCGCGCGACTAG